One Halobaculum roseum DNA segment encodes these proteins:
- a CDS encoding MFS transporter, with product MAIPRRYRRHLMWATLAFGFLFVNFFRNSTAVLSGDLAAVFDATASELGLLHSSFFYVYAAAQLPAGLVVDRYGPRRVVSIGLVGMAAGVAGFAAADSFAVGFTARFLAGLSGAAIYVAVLRFCANWYAPEEFATMTGFTIAAAGIGGVLATTPLALAAEAAGWRSVLYAAAAGVLLAGLAVGGFVRDRPADPEDRPEGADSGTDTDSLREVLAGARRVLGDLDTWLMGTTLFLIFGLNFTVVGLWGVPYIVHLYDVPVATAALAVLAANIGFAVGSPAFGALSDRTGRRTEVIVGSCLAFVIAYGVVFVTVTPPLFVVALALFVGMGITGGASVAYTVAKERHAADSGAATGTVNGMAYFGAAVFPAVLGAALDAYWTGRVVDGARAYSVAGYRVAFGIVVLGGVIATLCAIALHVRVRRRERRSPDAPGTASTSGGD from the coding sequence ATGGCCATTCCCCGCCGGTATCGACGCCACTTGATGTGGGCGACGCTCGCGTTCGGCTTCCTGTTCGTCAACTTCTTCCGCAACTCGACGGCCGTGCTCTCCGGCGATCTCGCCGCCGTCTTCGACGCGACCGCCTCGGAGTTGGGGCTGCTCCACTCGTCGTTCTTCTACGTGTACGCCGCGGCGCAGCTCCCCGCCGGGCTGGTCGTCGATCGGTACGGGCCCCGCCGCGTCGTGTCGATCGGGCTCGTCGGCATGGCCGCCGGGGTCGCGGGCTTCGCCGCGGCCGACTCCTTCGCGGTCGGCTTCACCGCGCGCTTTCTCGCCGGCCTGAGCGGCGCGGCGATCTACGTCGCGGTCCTCCGATTCTGCGCCAACTGGTACGCGCCCGAGGAGTTCGCGACGATGACGGGCTTCACCATCGCCGCCGCCGGGATCGGCGGCGTGCTGGCGACGACGCCGCTGGCGCTGGCGGCCGAGGCCGCCGGCTGGCGCTCGGTGTTGTACGCCGCCGCCGCGGGGGTGCTGCTCGCGGGCCTGGCGGTCGGCGGCTTCGTCCGCGACCGACCGGCCGACCCCGAGGACCGCCCGGAGGGGGCGGACTCGGGAACCGACACCGACTCGCTTCGGGAGGTGCTCGCGGGCGCACGCCGCGTGCTCGGCGACCTCGACACGTGGCTGATGGGGACGACGCTGTTCCTGATCTTCGGGCTCAACTTCACCGTCGTCGGCCTGTGGGGCGTCCCCTACATCGTCCATCTGTACGACGTGCCGGTGGCGACGGCCGCCTTGGCGGTGCTCGCGGCGAACATCGGCTTCGCGGTCGGCTCCCCCGCCTTCGGCGCGCTGTCGGACCGAACCGGCCGCCGAACGGAGGTGATCGTCGGCTCGTGTCTCGCGTTCGTGATCGCCTACGGCGTCGTGTTCGTCACCGTGACGCCGCCGCTGTTCGTCGTCGCGCTGGCGCTGTTCGTGGGGATGGGCATCACCGGCGGCGCGTCCGTGGCCTACACGGTCGCGAAGGAGCGCCACGCCGCCGACAGCGGCGCGGCCACGGGCACGGTCAACGGGATGGCGTACTTCGGGGCGGCCGTCTTCCCCGCGGTGCTCGGCGCGGCCCTCGACGCCTACTGGACCGGCCGCGTCGTCGACGGCGCGCGGGCGTATTCCGTGGCCGGCTACCGCGTCGCGTTCGGGATCGTCGTGCTCGGCGGCGTGATCGCGACGCTGTGTGCGATCGCGCTCCACGTTCGCGTGCGCCGTCGCGAGAGGCGGTCGCCGGACGCGCCGGGGACCGCGTCGACCTCCGGCGGCGACTGA